ATAGCTGTTATTTTAGGACTTATTCTTCCAGCAAATATTATAGCTGTTGGAACAGCGATATGGTTCAGTATAACTGCTGCAGCATTCCTTTCAATGTATGCTTTTGCACTGTTCTGGAAACGCTCAACCAAAGAAGGTGTAATCTCTGGTCTGATCATGGGGACAGCGATAAGCATTTTCTGGCTTGTATTTGAATACAAAAAATCAGCAGCAGCATTGGGGATTTGTAAGGCCCTTACTGGCGCTGAAGTTCTCATAGCTTCAAACCCCTGGCCTACAGTTGATTCAATAGTGATAGCTCTGCCCATTGCATTTATAATAACTGTTGTTGTCAGTTTATTGACCAAACCACAAGAAAAAGAAGAACTAGATAAAATATTTGAGGGAATTTAATTCCCACATTCTATTTTTAAGCTGCTATTTGTCTAAAACCCTTGAAATAAATTCTTGACACATTCTCGGATATTTTTTATTTAATTCACCTTCCAGTTTATCGATTATTTCAGTTTCAAGTTCTTTATTCCTTGCTGCATTAACGGAAAACGCTTCATTACTTAAATATATATTTAGTCTTTCGTTTCCAACCATTATTTGAATTTCAGATGGTTTAATACAATCCGAATCTTCCCAAATCTTAGAAATAATCCCTGATGTTAATTTAAGCCTTTTTCTACCTTCTGGAATATGAATATTGCCAGGTGTAATTATTTTATTGATTAAAAAAGGTGCACATCCTTCAAAAGTTTTAGCTTTACGTGCGGTTCAAAAGATACATATGAGGACAGTTTTTTCATAATCAATATCTTTTCTTATATTAACAGTTTTCATAACATTCCCCCATATCTTTTTAAATAGAATAAGTATTCTGATATTAATTTCTAGATGTCTAAGTATAAGAATAACTAGTAAAAAATAACTTAAAATATAAAATTTAAAAAGCTCATTTTATTCATATTTTCTTTTTTAAATAGTTAGGGAGAATCATTCATAATTATTTTTTCTTCAGCTGTGCCTCGATCCTTTCAACTTTTTTAGTATCATAATGTTGCTTAGCTTTGCTTATAATTGCATTTTCATTTACATCAAATTTCTTTTGAATTAACATTCCCTTAATTTCATCTATCCATTTTTTTGCTTCAATATCATCCTTTAAATCAGTAGATACTGTTTTTAGACGTTTAGACTTTTTATCTGCCTTTGAAGCTATATTTCCATCATCATCATCTTCAGAGCTTATACCTAAAAGAGCTGTTAATTGATAACGCCTCCCATAAGTAATAGCTGATCCTATTCCCTGTGCCGTATTTTTATCAGGCTTCAATAGTAATTTATCGGTTTCAATTATCTCACCTGATGTATGGATGAGTTTGGTTTGGATATATACATCTCCAGCTTCATTACTTCCAGTATTTTGGATTAATAATATTCCATTTTCTGTTAAAAGAGGGCGTACACAGTTTAAAATTTCTGGTAATGGTGCATATTTACTTTTAAAAAATGGATTTGTAGCTGTGTTTGATGGATTTTTGATTCTTCTTTGAACTTCTAACAATGCAGCTGCTATATTTTTAATTTCCATTCTAAATCACTCCTTTTCCGTCATTTGATAATACGTATTAAAATTTAATAAAATTATAAAGATTTTAATGTAAAGCTACTTCTTTTTTTAGTTCTTTAGGAGGATATAATTCTTTAAATTCCAGGTTATATTTTTTTAGAAGTTTCATCGCACTATTTGTTATCGATGGGGCCACAATTATCCCTCTTAAATTTCCATTATGTTCTTTTAAACTATCAATATA
The window above is part of the Methanobacterium sp. genome. Proteins encoded here:
- a CDS encoding ERF family protein, with protein sequence MEIKNIAAALLEVQRRIKNPSNTATNPFFKSKYAPLPEILNCVRPLLTENGILLIQNTGSNEAGDVYIQTKLIHTSGEIIETDKLLLKPDKNTAQGIGSAITYGRRYQLTALLGISSEDDDDGNIASKADKKSKRLKTVSTDLKDDIEAKKWIDEIKGMLIQKKFDVNENAIISKAKQHYDTKKVERIEAQLKKK
- a CDS encoding endonuclease NucS, whose translation is MDSLKEHNGNLRGIIVAPSITNSAMKLLKKYNLEFKELYPPKELKKEVALH